In Solanum stenotomum isolate F172 chromosome 6, ASM1918654v1, whole genome shotgun sequence, one DNA window encodes the following:
- the LOC125868368 gene encoding uncharacterized protein LOC125868368: MELLLPPSSYRSTRMEEGKINDQKKNDPKEESIEVPEIADEQHPLPEIADEQHAIPSPQRIWPPQLTLEDAEKRLKRQSKAVSSTVQKMIKRAKRGVDSFSKNIIEKKAGKNKKKEDEDEDEDDDDEDGDQWEYEYKCTDDDLDDNNSPGNNNSPPVSGDTGEAVIAV; encoded by the exons ATGGAGTTGTTGTTACCACCTTCGTCTTACAGATCTACcag AATGGAGGAGGGTAAGATCAACGATCAAAAAAAGAACGATCCAAAAGAAGAGAGCATTGAGGTTCCAGAAATTGCTGATGAGCAGCATCCTTTACCAGAAATTGCAGATGAGCAGCATGCTATACCGTCACCCCAACGCATATGGCCACCCCAACTGACTTTGGAGGATGCAGAAAAGAGACTGAAAAGGCAGTCAAAAGCCGTTAGTTCAACAGTGCAAAAGATGATTAAGAGAGCCAAACGAGGCGTTGATTCTTTTAGTAAGAACATAATAGAGAAAAAGGCAgggaagaataagaagaaagaggatgaggatgaggatgaggatgatgatgatgaagacgGTGATCAATGGGAATATGAGTATAAATGCACAGACGATGACCTCGATGACAACAACAGTCCAGGCAACAACAACAGTCCCCCGGTCAGTGGTGACACAGGCGAAGCTGTAATTGCCGTTTAG